The following are from one region of the Prevotella communis genome:
- a CDS encoding serine/threonine protein kinase: MADDFDKTDVFDDDPVVDDKTMVMNRDLDPVDDDKTMVFADKNKANANDDDAVNDDVISDDKTMVYNDDKTMVYGGDDKTMIYGNKLPEGDDATIVGMKEKNSGETTMRPEGPASRNGANESSAQYFSLKGLDYELVTCLSDNSGEAQVYLVQREGKEYVLKLYYPNFDINKKLLQLVRSFQFEMIVDLQDYGRTYVDGKNRYYELMEYLKGGTLKDVKINGDYNRFRRLTLQAAAALAYCHKNHLLHKDVKPTNYFFRDKEQQELVLGDFGISSIQETEGKSFRTTQARTPIYAAPEMYTDVIDGVVEITFAADFYSLGMTLFTLWLGESPMSSNERAMMKQKNEGRLPRLNELPDPVKRLIQGLTSVNENTRWGYDEVERWFKGEDVAVDISSPFLRYQSFVVDPERNLIAENVKELVPMLIANEQLAVHYFYSGRIVQWLEQSGNIKLATLIKDILNVRYPNDQKAGYMASCFAMEPTLKYIDVDNKECADVSDIVMTLLANQEKYSILLLNPNDALFLWLEAREYGDVTRLRSYFQPDVDGKTSVLRMVYELDKGIPFITYLPSSTVQDIVRAFGYEKVREEDWHALCDGRLLSWLYSHADLAVCESVRHLTQGQEYSKALAYKVLYKIAPNVGYDLRDADTPEKIGMLLAYELVKVQRATDDELREQLVEFLDPNDRFYFYAKHKGWKGLIAEADKCFDLNSEENRERLCAYDLHTALYRFCKILGGKPVYFISGGVTLNDGRSLDSKKQPQIKVELRNGSLMQWLSVFYHEDPSQAFEEEYSYERELESWVLKLGDLDPQSIYYRRYTKALEETKARVNEVRREWQSAHYRDVSIRFGFYGLAALWCLLVFVLGLDDRTYLFRHHLTTIIYPLGGMTGVIVAVRAYFRGYGALVSLLFGGFGLATSFAPYYALKFVNEHTPSLFHLAVFLISIIYVIVARLTDFSRDEKADSKFINEALKKEDIKSTLLEPLYYTFKTKSQRYKASHFSVLDEVDDQIHSISGESVIHYLLWMLLVIVMILELCLFSPKVIGWHQNKNVNQQESVR; this comes from the coding sequence ATGGCAGACGATTTCGATAAAACCGACGTGTTCGACGACGACCCCGTTGTGGACGACAAGACCATGGTGATGAATCGTGACCTTGACCCTGTTGACGACGATAAGACGATGGTTTTTGCCGATAAGAACAAGGCAAATGCCAACGATGATGACGCCGTCAACGATGACGTTATCAGCGACGATAAGACGATGGTCTACAACGACGACAAGACAATGGTCTATGGTGGCGATGACAAGACCATGATTTATGGTAACAAGTTGCCCGAGGGTGATGACGCTACCATCGTGGGGATGAAAGAGAAAAACTCGGGAGAGACCACCATGCGTCCTGAAGGACCAGCATCGCGCAACGGCGCTAACGAGTCGTCGGCTCAGTATTTCAGTCTGAAGGGACTGGACTATGAACTGGTGACCTGTCTGAGCGATAACTCCGGTGAGGCTCAGGTCTATCTGGTTCAGAGAGAGGGTAAGGAGTATGTGCTGAAGCTCTATTACCCCAATTTCGATATCAATAAGAAACTGCTCCAGCTGGTTCGCTCGTTCCAGTTCGAGATGATTGTTGACCTTCAGGACTACGGTCGTACGTATGTAGACGGTAAGAACCGCTACTATGAGTTGATGGAGTACCTGAAGGGTGGCACCCTGAAGGATGTGAAGATCAATGGCGACTACAACCGTTTCCGCCGACTGACGCTCCAGGCTGCTGCTGCCTTGGCCTACTGTCATAAGAACCACTTGCTGCATAAGGACGTCAAGCCCACCAACTATTTCTTCCGTGACAAGGAGCAACAGGAACTGGTGCTGGGCGACTTCGGTATCTCTTCTATACAGGAGACCGAGGGTAAGTCGTTCCGTACGACGCAGGCCCGTACGCCTATCTATGCGGCGCCTGAGATGTACACCGATGTGATCGACGGCGTGGTGGAGATTACCTTTGCAGCCGACTTCTACTCACTCGGTATGACCCTCTTCACGTTATGGCTGGGCGAGAGTCCGATGAGCTCTAACGAGCGTGCCATGATGAAACAGAAGAACGAGGGTCGTCTGCCTCGACTGAACGAGCTGCCCGATCCCGTCAAGCGACTCATCCAGGGTCTTACCTCCGTGAACGAGAACACCCGTTGGGGATACGACGAGGTGGAGCGCTGGTTCAAGGGCGAAGACGTGGCTGTAGATATCTCGTCGCCTTTCCTGCGCTATCAGAGCTTCGTGGTTGACCCCGAGCGCAACCTGATTGCTGAGAACGTGAAGGAACTGGTGCCCATGCTGATTGCCAATGAGCAGTTGGCTGTCCATTATTTCTATAGCGGACGCATCGTACAGTGGTTGGAACAGAGTGGTAACATCAAACTGGCCACCCTGATTAAGGATATCCTGAATGTACGTTACCCCAACGACCAGAAAGCTGGTTATATGGCGTCGTGCTTCGCCATGGAGCCCACGCTGAAATATATCGACGTAGATAATAAGGAGTGCGCGGATGTGTCGGACATCGTGATGACGCTGCTCGCCAATCAGGAGAAATACTCCATCCTTCTGCTGAATCCCAACGATGCCCTGTTCCTGTGGCTCGAGGCAAGGGAGTATGGCGACGTGACGCGTCTCCGTTCTTATTTCCAGCCTGATGTCGACGGAAAGACCAGCGTGCTGCGTATGGTCTATGAGTTGGACAAGGGCATACCTTTCATCACCTACCTCCCGTCGTCTACCGTTCAGGATATTGTCCGTGCCTTCGGATATGAGAAGGTCAGGGAGGAAGACTGGCACGCCTTGTGCGACGGACGTCTGCTCTCATGGCTGTATTCACATGCCGACCTGGCTGTGTGCGAGTCTGTAAGACATCTCACGCAGGGACAGGAATATTCCAAGGCCCTGGCCTATAAGGTGCTCTATAAGATTGCGCCTAATGTGGGCTACGACCTGCGTGATGCTGACACGCCCGAGAAGATCGGTATGCTCCTGGCCTACGAACTGGTGAAGGTGCAGCGTGCTACTGACGATGAACTCAGGGAGCAGCTGGTGGAGTTCCTGGATCCCAACGACCGCTTCTATTTCTATGCCAAGCATAAGGGTTGGAAGGGGCTGATTGCAGAGGCCGACAAATGTTTTGACCTGAATTCCGAGGAGAACAGGGAGCGCCTCTGTGCCTACGACCTCCATACGGCCTTGTATCGCTTCTGTAAGATACTGGGCGGCAAACCCGTCTATTTCATCTCAGGTGGCGTCACGCTGAATGATGGCCGTAGCCTGGATTCCAAGAAACAGCCTCAGATCAAGGTGGAACTGCGCAACGGTTCCCTGATGCAATGGCTCTCGGTATTCTATCATGAAGACCCGTCCCAGGCGTTCGAGGAGGAATACAGTTATGAGCGTGAACTGGAGAGCTGGGTGCTCAAACTGGGCGACCTGGATCCCCAGAGCATCTACTACCGCCGTTATACGAAGGCCTTGGAAGAGACGAAGGCCCGTGTCAACGAGGTACGCCGTGAATGGCAGTCGGCCCACTATCGTGATGTGTCCATCCGTTTCGGCTTCTATGGCCTCGCTGCTCTGTGGTGCCTGCTGGTATTCGTCCTGGGACTGGACGACCGTACCTATCTCTTCAGGCATCATCTCACTACGATTATCTATCCGCTGGGCGGCATGACGGGCGTCATCGTGGCCGTGCGAGCCTATTTCCGTGGCTATGGTGCCTTGGTATCGCTGCTGTTTGGCGGCTTCGGACTTGCCACGTCGTTCGCACCTTACTACGCCTTGAAGTTTGTCAACGAGCACACACCGTCGTTATTCCATCTGGCTGTGTTCCTGATATCCATCATCTATGTGATTGTAGCCCGCCTCACCGACTTCAGCCGTGATGAGAAGGCCGATTCCAAGTTTATCAATGAGGCCCTCAAGAAGGAGGATATCAAGTCCACGCTTCTTGAACCGCTTTACTATACCTTCAAGACCAAGTCACAACGATACAAGGCTTCTCATTTCAGCGTGCTCGATGAGGTTGACGACCAGATCCACTCTATATCGGGTGAGTCGGTGATCCATTATCTGCTGTGGATGCTGCTTGTTATCGTGATGATCCTTGAGTTGTGTCTGTTCAGTCCTAAGGTGATTGGCTGGCACCAGAATAAAAACGTCAATCAACAGGAGAGCGTACGATGA
- a CDS encoding FHA domain-containing protein: MIICPSCKEEIEDDSCYCDQCGKALAYCERCGRVGIGRRCTSCGGMMLLADEFKQRQETSNVSMSVSMRQMSMRGISQRSVSVSQRGGIPGTPTMGGGGLPQLQLFNDSLGIRIVGINGAVIGRKQGPYMHFFKTQAYVSGAHAQLLFRPESGWCIADRGSSNGTKLNDHRLQPDVEMSIKNGDIVTIANVVLKVVISVN, from the coding sequence ATGATTATTTGTCCTAGTTGTAAAGAAGAGATAGAAGACGATTCCTGTTACTGTGACCAGTGCGGAAAAGCCTTAGCATATTGTGAGCGTTGCGGCCGTGTGGGTATAGGCCGGCGCTGCACCTCCTGTGGTGGCATGATGCTGCTGGCCGACGAGTTCAAGCAGCGTCAGGAGACCTCTAATGTATCGATGTCTGTGTCTATGCGCCAGATGTCTATGCGTGGCATCTCCCAGCGCTCGGTATCGGTCAGTCAGCGTGGCGGCATCCCCGGCACACCTACCATGGGTGGTGGCGGACTGCCTCAGCTGCAGCTGTTCAACGACTCGCTGGGCATCCGCATCGTGGGTATCAACGGGGCTGTCATAGGCCGCAAGCAGGGTCCGTATATGCATTTCTTCAAGACGCAGGCCTACGTATCGGGTGCGCATGCGCAGCTGCTGTTCCGTCCTGAGTCCGGCTGGTGTATAGCCGACCGTGGTTCGTCGAATGGCACCAAGCTCAACGACCACCGTCTGCAGCCCGACGTAGAGATGTCTATCAAGAATGGAGATATCGTCACCATAGCCAATGTGGTGTTGAAAGTAGTAATTAGTGTAAATTAA
- a CDS encoding PP2C family protein-serine/threonine phosphatase → MRTNNEDMILIGSELLRNDVYKTSFTTKADNRLLVAIADGMGGHNCGEVASEDSLTNLRFFFDDLPLNMTEGNLRQAMDNWLKSMCLAVEAKGKEDPIYRGMGTTLVAFLYYGGQYYWVNCGDSRLYRLHQGELTQLTTDHSLSNVLGLKTHSSQIVNCIGGGSTESYIDMANITGEVESGDTFMLCSDGLTDMVADEDVQALLEKKADADMLCEAADKAGGYDNVSVITIRVD, encoded by the coding sequence GTGAGGACAAACAATGAGGACATGATCCTCATCGGTTCAGAACTGTTGCGTAATGATGTCTATAAAACCAGTTTCACGACTAAAGCAGATAACCGTCTGCTCGTGGCTATTGCCGACGGCATGGGCGGACATAACTGTGGCGAGGTGGCCAGCGAGGACTCCCTGACCAATCTGCGCTTTTTCTTTGACGACCTGCCTTTGAACATGACCGAGGGCAACCTGCGTCAGGCTATGGACAACTGGCTGAAGAGCATGTGTCTGGCTGTAGAGGCCAAGGGTAAGGAAGACCCCATCTACCGTGGCATGGGCACCACGCTCGTAGCTTTTCTGTATTACGGCGGACAGTATTACTGGGTCAACTGTGGCGACAGCCGTCTGTACCGCTTGCATCAGGGCGAACTCACACAGCTCACCACCGACCACTCGCTCAGTAATGTGCTGGGCCTGAAGACCCACTCCAGTCAGATTGTCAACTGCATCGGCGGTGGCAGCACGGAGAGCTATATCGATATGGCGAATATCACCGGTGAGGTGGAGTCGGGCGACACGTTCATGCTGTGCAGCGACGGACTGACCGACATGGTGGCCGACGAGGACGTGCAGGCGCTGCTGGAGAAGAAGGCCGATGCCGACATGCTGTGCGAGGCTGCCGACAAGGCCGGTGGATATGATAATGTATCAGTGATTACGATTAGAGTAGATTAG
- a CDS encoding AAA family ATPase — protein sequence MKCEHCHKENRSIAKFCKWCGQPMMSQHVLDKLVGLDDVKSQLKNIVDAYAYLRTRKDITTVRLSVNSIIVGETGTGKTALAEIIRDYFCQNQIISKPKLTMVDAVDYQRFVDQWDDNIKKAQDGILFFDNVQKLLPDKYSNQVNPLDKLFVEMDKWEGNPIVILAGLPKGFEEFLENNPAVKNRFKYMFNLPVPNCQELCDMVKMQLKTKYGITAFSEEADKQLTRYFKYQIKIKDETFGNAHLAMKTAEDIFSSFISRGSKESVVEKDDIKGYVPEERTLDDILKDMDSFIGMTEVKQAVREMAYTVQNNMQRVERGLGEAQKISMHTVLTGNPGTGKTTIARKLGEILAAIGYLDSGHVVEVDRSKMVSQYQGETPKVVNELCDKAMGGILFVDEAYTLAPVSASGERDAQGAQALETLMKRMEDDRDKFVVIAAGYRMEMDNLFRVNPGVRSRFNYFLNLEDYTPDELYQIMQMFAKGKQYVFSPEAEKLARKKIKEMYDTREKDFANGRTMRQLFDEICKRQAGRLQKGDISAMSDEQLVTIESQDIPYEEPKAVDCSECLKKFDGMVGLESVKKEVTSLAAFLTLQIKRGETNTFQGKHYVFTGNPGTGKTTVARIMADVFKTLGVLSRGQLVEADRSKLVAGFSGQTAIKTNQLIDSAIGGVLFIDEAYTLKSNDQDAFGNEAIDTLLKRLEDDRGKFICIVAGYTDQMHDFIDANPGLKSRFTQTIHFEDYNPDELTQIFVNMATGKNFVLDEEMRAAVHRQFEQLYLRRDKNFGNAREARRIFDQTVERQSERLVRQMSQPDVQVCDDVADGFQFEDMYKLTVEDLPMAQSTSSRPLDEVLAELDDFIGMRSVKNAIRRLAVQSMFIKQRAAMGAGSVQQMTMNFILTGNPGTGKTSIARKMGEVLQAMEVLPTSNVIEASRATLVGKYMGETPKIVNAMCDKAMGGILFIDEAYTLSDQNDQYGKEAIDTLMKRMEDDRGKFVVIVAGYQNKMEQFLMMNAGLASRFTYKLHIEDYTQDELLAIFKKMAEKQQYTLSPAAEFKALDVISQMLEVKDETFGNAREIRNLLDETIQQLSIRVSNMPPETVTKETYQIIQPEDFKDRQ from the coding sequence ATGAAATGCGAACATTGTCATAAGGAAAACAGAAGTATTGCCAAGTTCTGCAAATGGTGCGGCCAACCCATGATGTCGCAGCATGTGCTCGATAAACTTGTGGGCTTGGACGATGTGAAGTCGCAGCTGAAGAATATCGTTGACGCCTATGCTTATCTGCGTACACGCAAGGACATCACCACCGTGCGCCTGTCGGTCAACTCTATCATCGTTGGTGAGACGGGTACGGGTAAGACGGCCTTGGCAGAGATTATCCGTGATTATTTCTGTCAGAATCAGATTATCAGTAAACCCAAACTGACCATGGTGGATGCTGTTGACTATCAGCGTTTTGTGGACCAGTGGGACGATAATATCAAGAAGGCCCAGGACGGTATCCTGTTCTTTGATAACGTGCAGAAGCTGTTGCCCGATAAGTATTCAAACCAGGTGAACCCGCTCGACAAGCTGTTTGTGGAGATGGACAAGTGGGAGGGTAATCCCATTGTGATTCTGGCTGGTCTGCCCAAGGGTTTTGAGGAGTTCCTGGAGAACAACCCCGCCGTCAAGAACCGCTTCAAATACATGTTCAACCTGCCCGTTCCCAATTGTCAGGAACTGTGCGACATGGTGAAGATGCAGCTGAAGACGAAGTACGGCATCACCGCTTTCTCAGAGGAGGCCGATAAGCAGTTGACCCGCTACTTCAAGTATCAGATAAAGATCAAGGACGAGACCTTCGGTAATGCCCATCTGGCTATGAAGACGGCCGAGGATATCTTCTCGTCGTTTATCAGTCGTGGCAGCAAGGAGTCTGTTGTCGAGAAAGACGATATCAAGGGTTATGTGCCCGAGGAGCGCACGCTCGACGATATCCTCAAGGATATGGATTCCTTCATTGGCATGACCGAGGTGAAGCAGGCCGTTCGCGAGATGGCCTATACCGTCCAGAATAATATGCAGCGTGTGGAGCGCGGACTGGGCGAGGCTCAGAAAATCTCCATGCATACCGTGCTCACGGGTAATCCCGGTACGGGTAAGACCACCATCGCCCGTAAGTTGGGCGAAATCCTCGCCGCCATCGGCTATCTGGACTCAGGTCATGTGGTCGAGGTGGACCGCTCTAAGATGGTATCCCAGTATCAGGGCGAGACGCCTAAGGTGGTCAACGAACTGTGTGACAAGGCCATGGGCGGTATCCTCTTTGTTGACGAGGCCTACACGCTGGCACCTGTCAGCGCCTCTGGCGAGCGTGATGCCCAGGGTGCGCAGGCCTTGGAGACGCTGATGAAGCGTATGGAGGACGATCGCGACAAGTTCGTGGTGATTGCTGCCGGATACCGCATGGAGATGGACAACCTGTTCCGCGTCAATCCCGGTGTGCGCAGCCGCTTCAATTATTTCCTGAACCTGGAAGACTATACGCCCGACGAACTCTATCAGATTATGCAGATGTTTGCCAAGGGCAAGCAGTATGTCTTCTCGCCCGAGGCCGAGAAACTGGCACGTAAGAAGATTAAGGAGATGTACGACACGCGCGAGAAGGACTTCGCCAACGGTCGTACTATGCGCCAGCTCTTTGACGAGATATGCAAGCGTCAGGCCGGCCGATTGCAGAAGGGCGATATCTCGGCTATGTCTGACGAGCAGCTGGTGACCATCGAGTCGCAGGATATACCTTACGAGGAGCCCAAGGCTGTCGACTGCTCTGAGTGCCTGAAGAAGTTCGACGGCATGGTTGGTCTGGAGTCTGTGAAGAAAGAGGTTACCAGTCTGGCTGCCTTCCTCACCTTGCAGATCAAGCGTGGCGAGACCAATACGTTCCAGGGCAAGCACTATGTGTTCACGGGTAATCCCGGTACGGGTAAGACCACCGTGGCGCGTATCATGGCCGATGTCTTCAAGACGCTGGGTGTCTTGTCGCGCGGCCAGCTCGTAGAGGCCGACCGCTCTAAGCTGGTGGCTGGCTTCTCTGGTCAGACGGCTATCAAGACCAACCAGCTCATCGACTCTGCCATCGGTGGCGTACTGTTTATCGACGAGGCCTACACGTTGAAGTCCAACGATCAGGATGCCTTTGGCAACGAGGCCATCGACACCCTGCTGAAGCGCCTGGAGGACGACCGCGGTAAGTTTATCTGTATCGTGGCGGGCTATACCGACCAGATGCACGACTTCATCGATGCGAACCCGGGCTTGAAGAGCCGATTCACCCAGACCATCCATTTCGAGGACTACAATCCAGACGAACTCACGCAGATATTTGTCAACATGGCTACGGGCAAGAATTTCGTGCTCGACGAGGAGATGCGTGCTGCCGTTCATCGTCAGTTCGAACAGCTCTACCTGCGTCGCGACAAGAATTTCGGCAATGCGCGTGAGGCCCGCCGTATCTTCGACCAGACCGTGGAGCGCCAGAGCGAGCGACTGGTCCGTCAGATGAGTCAGCCCGATGTGCAGGTATGCGACGATGTGGCCGACGGATTCCAGTTCGAGGATATGTACAAGTTGACCGTGGAAGACCTGCCCATGGCTCAGAGCACATCATCACGTCCGCTCGACGAGGTGCTGGCCGAGCTCGACGACTTCATCGGCATGCGCTCCGTCAAGAATGCTATCCGCCGCCTGGCCGTGCAGAGCATGTTTATCAAGCAGCGTGCCGCCATGGGTGCTGGTAGTGTGCAGCAGATGACGATGAACTTCATCCTGACGGGTAATCCCGGTACGGGTAAGACGTCTATCGCACGCAAGATGGGTGAGGTGCTCCAGGCCATGGAGGTGCTGCCCACATCCAATGTCATCGAAGCCAGTCGTGCTACGCTGGTAGGAAAATATATGGGAGAGACGCCCAAGATTGTCAACGCCATGTGCGACAAGGCGATGGGTGGTATCCTCTTTATCGACGAGGCCTATACGCTGTCTGACCAGAACGACCAGTACGGCAAGGAGGCTATCGACACCCTGATGAAACGTATGGAGGACGACCGTGGTAAGTTCGTGGTTATCGTGGCTGGCTATCAGAACAAGATGGAGCAGTTCCTGATGATGAATGCCGGACTGGCCAGTCGTTTCACCTATAAACTGCATATCGAGGACTACACACAAGACGAGTTGCTGGCTATCTTCAAGAAGATGGCCGAGAAACAGCAGTACACGCTGTCGCCTGCAGCCGAGTTCAAGGCTCTGGATGTCATCAGCCAGATGCTCGAGGTCAAGGACGAGACCTTCGGCAACGCCCGCGAGATTCGCAACCTGCTCGACGAGACCATTCAGCAGCTCTCTATCCGTGTGTCCAACATGCCGCCTGAGACCGTTACCAAGGAGACCTATCAGATTATCCAGCCTGAGGACTTCAAGGACCGTCAGTAA